The following is a genomic window from Aristaeella lactis.
AGTTACAACAGCTGTAGAATATGCAGTTTATTCACTAAAAGATAAACTTGATAAAAAAGATGGCTTTATAACAATGAAAGGATTCATTAATCCGATAGTAAGGATTCCAGCATATGGTGAGGAGCAGCGCTCAATTAACAATATTGCTCCATGCGAATTAATGGAAGCAATGAGGACTGTGGCTAAAAAAAGCTTTGGGCTAAATCGAGATGACTTAATCAATGAGACCAGCAAAGCTTTGGGTTATGCCAGAAAAGGGCCAAGAATTCAAACTGTACTAGAAAGCATACTCGGCGAACTGATCAAGAGGAATATTATTCATATGGTAGATGAAAAAGTTCATACTGTGGAGGCAACTATATATGGATAATCGAACTGTGATAAATCAGCAACTTGAAATGCCTATAGCAACAACGATTAATCCAGATGTTCAGCAGATGACAATGCCGATAGTTACAACTATTAATCCGGATACAGTTGAAGAAAGTAGAAATACTGAGTCGAATAAAGATAGCTGGTTGCAATCTGGAAGTAAACTCCAAGGTTCTGAAACCTATACAGTTAGGCAAAAAATGAAAACAACCTCGGGAGAAGCAGATCTATATCTTTGCAAAACAGAATCTAACCGTATTGTTGTAGCAAAAGTTTATAAGCGTGAAAACCCACTGAAAACTGGCGTTGTTGAAGCGCTTAAAAGCATCAGATCTCCTTATGTAGCTCGAGTATATGATGTGTTTCTCTGGAATAATCACACTGTTGTAATTCTTCAATTCTATAAGAATGGAAGTCTTAACGGTAAAACGTATTCATTGGAACAACTAAAGGCCATGATTATTCCAAATATTAATGAAGGTCTCAAGGCTATACACAGTGTTAATCTGCTTCACAAAGATCTAAAACCAGCCAATATAATGCTTTGTGACGATGGGCTATCTGTAGCGATTATTGACTTTGGTATTAGCTCACTACTTGAAGAAGGAGCAACTGTGTTACTGACCCAGACAGGTATGACACCTGTATACTCGGCACCCGAACTGTTTAAAGGCCTAGCATTAGCAGAAGCGGACTATTATTCGTTTGGTATTACTTTGTATGAGCTTTTCTGTGGGAAAACGCCCTATTCAGATTTATCAGATGCTGAAATCGCAATGTTTTCCAGTATCCAAAGAATACCATTACCCAAGGAAATGCCGGGTGAATTGCAAAAGCTTATTGCTGCATTAACATATCCGGATATAACTAATAGACATGATAAATCAAATCCTAACAGGAGATGGATGTATGATGAAGTAAGAAAATGGTTAACAGGAGAATCGATTATTTCTCCTGGCGGATTTGATACAACGGAGATAAATCCTCTTGCTTTTGAGGGAAAGACATATCATACTGTTCGTGATCTTATTGAAGCAATGGGGCTAAACTGGAATGCCGGTAAAAGGCTTTTGTTTCACGGCTCCTTGGCAAATCATATTCGGGCAACCAACGCAGCAGCGTATGAGAGTTGTTGTGATGCAGTCAGAAAAGCTTCAGAAACCAATGCAAAGGACGATCTTGTCTTCTTTGAATTTTTGTATGATATGGTCCCCGAAATGGAAGCAATCTATTGGAAAGGAAGAAGATTTGCGTCTCCATCTGCCCTTGGAAGAGAGATGCTTGAAGCTCTCTGGAAAGAGAATGAATCACAGTATAAGCTATATGATACAATTCTTTCAGAACGAGTACTGTCAACATATGTCCTGTCAAAAGATTCCAACAACAACGACTTGCTACAGGTGATAAAAAGGATAGAGAATCTTTGGAAGATTTCCAAGGATGAAAAACGTGATCTTAGATATGTATATTATCTATCTGCGTATCTCCTGTCGAATCAAAAAATCTTGAAGATTGATAATGAAGAAATAAGGACAGTCGATGAATTGTCAGATTATCTAAATCGAAAACTACAAGTTTCCATAAAAACGTTTATTGAAGCCACTCATCAATTTGTCGATTATGACGGCAACCTGGATGTACAACTCGAAGCTTGGTTAACAGCTATCGGAAAAAAAGATGCTATTAACCAATGGAAAGAAGTACTTCGTAGTGGAGCCGAATGATAAAAAGAATGGGCATTCGTTAGTGGTATTCCGAATTGTGATGCTATAATACTTATTAACCGATAACGAGTTGTATATATCAGGAATCATTCATCTCATCGATAAAAAGGCGGGTGTGGGTTTATGAGCGGACCTAAATCGTCAAGTTACACACTAACTGCAGAACAAAGAAAAAAGATACTTGAGGAACAAAGGCGTCAAAGGGAACTCGAACAGGAACGTAAGCGTGTTGAAGCAGAAACGCAAAGAAAAGGTGGTTTACTGATTGAAATCAACAGTGAACTGGAAAAGCTTTCGCTTCAGATTGATAGATTGATCTTTTTGAAAAATGAATCGGAATATGATTTGCCGCTAATAGATGAGACAAAAAGCAAAATTGAAACCGTCAAAACCCAGATTGAAACTATTCGGAACAGGGAAACAACTACCTCATCAGAATTAAAGAGTCAAAATGAGCAATTATCTGGCTTACTGTACGAAATCTCTTCACATTATTCACTTTGCGCTGATCAGGTTTCAAAAGTCACAGACCGTTTTCATAAAGAACTTGATAGCAGAATTGCAGAAGGATTTCATCTGTCCTTTTCAAATCTTGGTGCTGATAAGCGGAAGAAAGACAGCACACAAATCATACGTATCAATGAAACAATGGCTCAGTTGTCAGGTATGACATTGTCTTCAAAATTGCAAAGTCATTTGAATGAAATCAAGAACAAAGCGGACACTATAACCGATCCGACTTTCTTAAGCAATTTCTATTCGGTTGTGGTTGTTCCATTTGTTAAAGAATGTAGAGAATTCGAGGCTGTTCAGAAAGAGCATGACGAATTGATCATTCAATATGCAATACTAGCTGAAGAATGCAATGTAAGCACAAAACCAGTACCATACAGCAAGGAAGGTATTGAATTCGTAAAGAATGAAATAGCCAAACTCGAGCAACAATCCATGAAACAAAAAGAGAGCGAATATATTAAGAAAGCGCTTGATGAAGCAATGCGAGAAATGGGATATGATCTTATAGGAGATCGGGTTGTTGCGAAGAAGAGTGGAAAACGAATTAGACATGAATTGTATTCTCTGTCAAATGGTACTGCTGTAGACGTCACATATTCAGAAAACGGTCAGATTACCATGGAGCTAGGAGGAATCGATCAGGTAGACAGACAACCGGATACAGACGAAAGTTTACAACTAGTCGAGGATATGCGAAGCTTCTGTACGGATTACGATGTCTTGGTAAAGCGACTAGCCGAAAAAGGTGTAAAAACTCAAAAGCTTTCCATTATGCCACCTTCTGTTGAATATGCTCAGATCATCAACTCTAATGACTATAGTATTAAAAAGCCGGTATCTCGTTATTCAGTTGTCAGTCATAGACAAACTGATACTTCAGTCATGCACAGGGAGAATTGAGTATGGAGAAGTTCAAAATATGCCCTTTATGTGGCAAACGTAATGCGCCGATTGCACTCGAATGTGAAGTATGCGAAACCGATATCTCCACAATCCGCCCCATGGATGAAGAGACAATAAAAACATCCATAGACGCTGCAGAGCAACCCAGTACAATCCCTTTGACAATGGCAAGAATTTGTGAAGAATGCGGATTCAGGAATCCACCCAACTCAAGGAAATGCCAACAATGTGGTGAAGATATTTCGGATGTTATTCCAACGAAAGTGGAATCTGTTAAGCGTATCCACTTTATTCTGTCCAGCTTGGATGGAGAATTTGCCTTTCCGATACCAGAAGGAAAAACAATTATCGGCCGAGAAGCTGCCATGTCTGAATATCTGACAAATAAGTGCTTCGTTAGCCGAAACCATGCAAAAATTATTTTGGAAAACGGCAAGATAACAGTTGAAAACATAAGTAAAACTAACTATACATATATAAACAACGAGAAAATCACCGGCGATACTGTTGAACTGCATGATGGTGATATTATGGGTTTGGGTGGGAATGAAAAAGACGGGAAACGCCAAGATCAGGCTGCCTATTTTATGGTGAGGATTGGTTCATGTATATAGCGCGTATTCTTTATCCGGTTAAGGTGCTCGGTCCAGGCGATCGAATCGTGATCTGGTTCGCAGGCTGTGAACATCAATGTCCCGGATGTAGTAATCCAGAATTATGGGATCAGAACGAACGCTATCATACTGATCTAAACTCTGTGATGAATTTGATTAATCTGATTGTCGATCAGCATAAAGTCGATGGCTTTACCATCACTGGTGGAGATCCGTTTTATCAACCGAATGCACTTAAGGAATTGTTATATGAACTAGCAAAGATTTCTTCGGACATTCTGGTCTACACTGGATATTCATATAACAAGATCAAAGATATATATTCCGATATCCTTGGTGATATTGCAGTATTGATTGACGGAAAGTACATTGAAGCAGAGAATCACGGCTCATTGCTAAGAGGATCCGATAATCAAGACATCCTGATTCTGAATGAGAATGTACGGCCTATTTATGAAAATTATCTATCAACACATACAAGTAGCATTCAGAATTTTTCAACAACTGATGGAATCATTTCAGTGGGCATTCATCATCCCAGGTATGAAGAACAATTACTAGAAATTAGCAAAAGAAAAGGATTGGAGGTTAAGTCATGAGCGAGGTTATTCTTTCCAAGTGGCATCAGGAAATGGATATTTTCAGAAAAATCAAACCATGCTTGATTATGGAAGGGAACATACTGGATAGTTATATGTATCCGCTGGAAGGAAGTCTTCCTCAAGGCTCCATTGTCAGACTTACAGACTATTTACATTACTATTTCAAGGATATTGGTTATGAAAACATTGTAATGTATGATGGCATCCGGGGTTTTTATAACAAATGTGAAGACGGATATATCCAGAAATTTGCTGATCTCGTTAACGTTAGTATTGCAGGCAATCGTAGTATTATTGCTGAGTTTCGCGGCAAGGGAACAGGATCTGCTGCATTGATGGTAGAAACAGCACTTATTCAGAATGAATCGCCTACAGTTGTGATTATGGACTTCGCTTCGCGGTATATTTGTGACCCTTCTCATCTAACGCAACCCGAAATAGATGGTTTCACCATTTTAATGCAGGCTTCACTGGATGCACAAGAAGTCAAAACGGAAAATGGAATTCTGAAAAATCTAGTCATTCTTTTAGTCAACAAGCTTAATGACGTTCCTGCTTGGTATTATCTGGATAATCCAAATGTTAAAGCGATTTTGCTTAAAACTCCTTCCAAGGAAGAACGGATTCAGATGGTAAAAGGAGTCAATTTCAAAGCATTCTTTACAAATAAAATATACCAGGAAGATTATCCATATTATGAGAATCACCCTGATGAATTGGAAAAAATCCAAGATCGTTTTATAGGCTTAACAGAGGGTTTTACCTTTACGGAATTAAACGGACTCAGAAGATTGTGCAAGAATCAAGGAATTAGAATTAATGATTTGTGTTCCATTATTGACTTGTACAAATTTGGCATCAAAGAAAACCCATGGAACAAACTTAATCCGGATGATTTTAAGGATGCTTATGCAGACTTCGAGAAACGCGTTAAAGGACAGCCGAATGCTCTGACTCAGACGTTGGATGTGATTAAGCGAGCAATGACTGGAATGGCTGATATTTCCGCATCGACTCATGGAAAACCGAAAGGTGTCCTCTTCTTTGCTGGGCCTACCGGTACCGGCAAAACAGAAACAGCAAAGACAATTGCTGAAAAGCTTTTCGGTGATGAGAGTGCTTGCATTCGCTTTGACATGAGCGAATTCGGGCAGAGCCATAGCGATCAGCGCTTACTGGGTGCTCCTCCTGGATATGTCGGTTATGAAGCTGGTGGTCAACTGACTAATGCAGTAAAGAATAATCCGTTTAGTATTCTCTTATTTGATGAAATCGAAAAAGCACACCCCTCAATTTTAGATAAATTCCTGCAGATCCTTGAAGACGGAAGAATGACCGATGGCAAAGGCGAAACGGTTTACTTCTCTGAAACGGTTATTATCTTTACAAGCAACCTCGGCATCTATGAGCGTGGACAGAACGGAGAACGAATACAAATGGTATCTTCTGATATGTCCTATGACGAGGTTAAAAAAACTGTTCGTCAGGGAATTGACAATTACTTCAAGCTCCAACTTGGCAGACCGGAAATTCTAAACCGTATCGGAGAAAACATCGTTGTCTTTGACTTTATTCGACCCGAGATAGCCGAAAAGATTTTAAAGGCACAACTAGATAAAATAGTGGTAAATCTGCACACGAACAAGAAAGTGGAACTAACTATTACCAATAGAGCATTTAATGTCCTCAAGAACAAAGCATTAAACAATCTTGAAAATGGTGGCCGTGGAATTGGCAATATTGTTGAAAGCTGCTTCGTTAATCCCCTATCAAGATATATGTTTGATAATAAACTGCTAAATAATTGCCAGATTACGATTGAAGATATACAAGCCGAATCAATGCCATATTCAATTATAGCAACATAATTTTTTCTCCTGAAAAATAACAAGGAGGTTGCTTCGATGACATTTCGAGTATCATTTTGTATAGAGTCTGGGAAAAACAAGAAACTATGCGATGATTCAGCTTTGGTTGGCACCTCTATCATTAATGACGAAACTGGTGTTTTGGAAGTTAATGTTCCTACATGGATATGTTTATGTGATGGTGTTGGCGGAAATGCTGGAGGTCAAGAAGCATCATTGTTTGTTACACAAAAACTAAGTACTGCAGCAATTCCAACCAGCATAGAGGATGTAAAGAGAATTGCTGTAGATATTAACACTAATCTTCTGGAGCAAGCTGTTAATACTATTGACCATAAAACAATGGCTACAACAGCCACTGCAATTTGTTTTACATATGATTCTGTATTCATGTTTCACGTTGGAAACACTAGGCTATATTCCAAACGTGGGCCTTACATTCAGCAGATAACTGTCGATCAAACAACATATCAATGGTTACTTGATCGAGGCAACATTGAGGCGGCGGAAGCATGCAACAAAAGTGAAATCACGGGCGCCATGGGAGGCGGAAGAGCAGACTTATTAAACCCTATTGTTGTTGAACAAATATTCGAAAGAAAAATCCCTACCACCATCATACTAACAACAGATGGTGTTCATGAATTTCTATGCCAAGACGAAATTGAAGAAGTCCTGGCCAATGATAAAACCATGTTAGAGAAAGCACAAATGCTTTGTAAGCAAGCACTGGAGCAAGGTTCGGACGATGATAGATCTGTAATAATAATAGAATCCATTAACAGGAATTAAGGGGTATAAACCAATGGATGAAAAGACTCTTGCCAAACTTGATGAACTTGGTGTAGATTTTTATTCCTTACGTCATTATAAGTTGCTTAAGCTCTTTAATATTGCGGGCATTGAAGAAAGTGAAGACATTGTTGATGAAATGCTCTCCAATGATCAGTATTTAGAAGAGTACGGCTTAAGACAATCTATCAAACAAGGTTCTGTTATTTATTTCGGGAAATATAGTGAAGATTATGGCGAATTTGCTAATAAGCCCATAGCATGGAAAGTAGTCGATATAAACAACGATGAAATGTTGCTTATATCTTGGTTTATACTTGATAATTTGACCATGTTTAACGACCAAGTTATATCAACATGGAAAAATTCATATTTACGAGCATGGCTAAACAATACTTTTTTGATTTCGTGTTTTACACCTTCTGAAAGAGAAAAAATCTTATATACACAATTAATAAATGAGGAAGAAGCCACATCTGACAAAGTTTTTCTGTTCAACGAGAAAATGGTAAATACTTATTCAAGCATATTAAAAGACTGCCAATCTTTACAATGCTCATATCAATATAATACGTGGTGGCTTAGTTCTATCAAAGCACTAAAGCCAGATTGGAGTTATTCCTATAACTATTATATGACCTATGCAAGTATGACAACCGCAGAAGTAAGTAATACTTCAACAGATTCAGCACGAGGAGTTCGTCCTGCCCTGCGTTTATCTATCAAATCAAAGATATTTAAGCCAATTACAATTCCAAGAGACAATATCATATCAATGCATATGGCGCCTATACTATTCGGATCTTATCCTCAGGGAGAAAGTGAAGATGTTATATCGCCTATTGAATGGATCATAATCTCCGCTACTAGCAGCTACGTGAAATTGATGAGCAAATATGTTCTAGACTGGAAGCCATTCAATACTAAAATGAAGTCCAAAGATAAACAAGTATGGATTGGAAGTCTCCTGGAGAAATGGCTAAACGAAGAATTTCTTTATAAGGCATTTTCAGAGCATGAACGTTCGCTTATTTTGAAAAATGATAGTGGTCTCACAGATGACACATATGATGAATTTTGTCCAGATTATGCTGTCCCAGACGCAGTTCCAAGACATACGCATGTTGAAGATTTAGTTCATGTTATGTGTCCAAGCTACGATGAATGCCCTGGAATTGGAACATACAAGAATCGAAAGCATGGAGAAAACCATGGGTATTTTAGTCGTTGGGAACCTAAAAATGATATAAAAGGAACAGGAGATTCTATCGCATTTCCAACACAATTAGCCATCTCACATGGAGCTCCTTCTGAAGGAAGCTGTAAATATTGGTTGCGTTCACTTGGAAGCTTTGGAGGCAATGAAGCTATTGCGGATGAAGAAGGTTGGTTGAATGCCTTGGAATTCGATTCTTATGCTGGTGTAAGGCCAGTCATCACACTTGATCTTACTACAGATGTTTTGAAATACATCCGCAACAATAGCATATTGACTAGTCATTCCATATACAAGAGGTGGCCGATTTAATGGATAATCATCAATCAGAAAATAAAACTATATTTAATCAAAATATAGATAGTAGTGAAACAGTATTGAATTCTGCCATAAACGCTCAAGAAACTATTATTAACACAGAATTAAGCACGGGAAATTCTATTCCTCTCGGAACCATCTTATGCGAAGTTTATGAAGTGATTGAAAAGCTGGATGTCATAGCAGGAGAAGCTGATTTATATATATGTTCTTTTGCAGCAAGAAAATATATAGCGAAAGTTTATCGTCGAAAAATAGCAATTAAACCTGAAGTCGCAAAAAGGTTGGCAGAAATTCGTTCACCTTTTGTTGCACGCATCTTTGCAATGGGTGAATACAATGGATATCCTGTTGAAATATTACCTCTGTATATAAACGGAAGTCTTGCCGGAAAAACCTTCTCCTTCGAACAATTAAAATATGAGATTATTCCTTCGGTTAATGAAGGCCTGCATATACTTCATACAAATAATATTATACATAAGGATGTAAAGCCCTCGAACCTTATGCTAAACAACGATGGGAGAACAGTTGCAATAATCGACTTCGGAATCAGTTCTATAAGGGACAGTGGAAGCACAGTAATTGTTACTAGAACAGGATTGACACCTGAGTATTCCGCACCTGAAACGTTTAGAAACCTCTTCTTAAGCGAATCAGATTATTATTCATTTGGAATAACCATCTATGAATTATATTGTGGACATTCTCCAAGTCAGGGCCTTACGCAGGAACAGATTGAGCAATTCACCTTGATCCAACAACCTCCAATTCCTGATGATATGGAAGAAGAGCTGAAGGATTTAATTAATGCATTGACATATACTGATATCAGAAACCGAAAAGATAAATCAAATCCCAATCGACGTTGGGGCTATGAAGAAGTTATTAATTGGTGCAATGATGTTCCACAACCTTTACCCGGCATCTCTGGAACATCCTCAAATACATTAGCTTATAAAGCACAAAAAACGATATATCAAAACGTATCTTCAGATGAAGATATGCTTCCCTATAGATTCGCTGGACAAAGCATAACCAGTACGAAAGTGTTAGCAAAACTGCTTAATGAAAGATGGGATGAAGGGAAAAAGCATCTCTTTAGGGGGCTTCTGCTAGAACATTTCAAGAAAGACTCAAATGCAGAAATAATTAGCTACTTAATGGATTTCCAAGAAGAAGCAGAAACTGCAAATCCTGATGTCTTAATGTTTCGATGCATATATGCAATAGACTCGTCGCAAAAAAAGCTTTTATGGAAAGGAGAAATCTTCGATAATCTATCAGAACTGGGATATCAATATCTCAAGGCAATTCGTTCAGAAAATACCACATTCATTGATATGATGAATGAAATGCAATTCATGGGAATCCTTTCACTGTATGTTCAAATCATAGATCCTACTGCAAAAAAACAAATCAACACACTAAGAGCAATTGAATCAGAGTACAGATCATTTAGTGGAAGTAAAGAAGAGTCTCTATCCAAGCAGTATCGTTTGGCATATATGCTTTCAGATAAGAAAGATTATGAGATAGATTCTAATCTGTTTAGCGATATACCAAGTTATGTTAAACACATCAATGAAAAAGCAACTAAAAATGGCAATACTTTTGAATACGAATTGCGTTCCGACATTTATCCGAATGGGAACTTCAATGCACAGTTTATAAACTGGATCCAAGCGATAGATCGTTCTGATATTCTTGGACAAAGCATTGACAAAAAAGACGAGGCTTTTTTCGATCTTATTTATAGAATCAACCCTGATTACAAATCTCTATCTTGGAATAATAATCAGTATGCTAACATATATGACCTTGGTGTTAAATACCTCTCTGCTCTTCGTTTGGAAAAGGTTGCAATAATTTCAACCATAGATGAATTATTTGAAAATAAATGTGTCTCCCGATTCTTAAGATATACCTCACCATCAGAAAAAAACAATATTGATCGGATAGAATTATTCGAGCAACAATTTAAAAATGTTGTTTCTAAACATGATAGAGAAAGTATGGTATTCCGTTTCAAGTTAGCCTATGAACTATCGGGAGATAAAACTCTATATATCGGCAAGAAACACTTCAGTTCTCTTGAGGACCTTGTATCTTTCCTTCATAGTCAATTCAGCAATTCACTCAAGTTATTTGACGAGTACTGTAACGAATTGATGATTGACGATTATACTTTATGCCCTCAATTTGAAGTTTGGTTAGCAGTCTTAGGAAAGAGCAAAGCAATAGATTCATGGGCATCTGGGGCTCCATTTATGACCAAAAAAGAAAAAGCGCTAAAATTCAGAGAATACATACTAAAAATCGAACAAGGGCAAAATATATCTCTCCATAATAGATATAAATGGTATTCAGAACTAGCAAGTATATTTGACGAGTTTACTCCTTTTGAAGCCTCTGCCTCATATGCAAAAAAATGCAGATACTATGCTGAAGAGGCAATTAAACTAGTCACAAAGCAAAAAAGAATTGCTGAGTATAAAAAGATACTTGCAAAACTTGATGATAAAAACACTATACCACAAGACCAACGTGAAGAATGGTATCTTTCCCTTGCTGAAGAATTATCTGAATATGCTGATATTGAAGAGGTTCAAGAAAAAATCAATCAGTGCAAAAAAGAAGCCAGGACATATCATATCATTTGCTTATATAATGATGCTATACGCTTAAAAGCTAAAGCGCAACGAGCAAATAATGAAGAGCGGCGCGAACTCTATGCTAAAGCTGCTGCATTATTTGCATCTCTGGGAACTGCTTACGAAGCCGATAAAATGGCAAAAGAGTGCGAAAATCTAGCTAGGATTGAAAGTGCAAATGATGTAAATGGCATATAGTACCGATTGTCAAATAAACAAAAATCTCAATACCGCAGAATGATACTTAATTATCATTAGGACAATCTTATTTCCTTATATATCAACAATCTCTATGCTTAATAAGCATAGAGATAATTTTTTTCAAAATCTCTCAAGAAATGACCAAAAAATAGAATAATAGTATATGGATTTTACTCTTTGATTATCACCGTGGCTTACGGGATATCAAGAGCAGAATTCTTATATCGTTTTTCAACAAGGAGCAATGAAGATTTTCAGAAGGTCAAAGGAGCATTCATATGAGAAAAAAGATTTTATCTCTTCTTACTCGGCTCGGTGCAAATGTGTGGGATGAAAGCGCAGTAATCCTTTCGCTACTGTTTTCTGTTGTGTTTTTTCGATCCTGCTCATCTGCTACCGATGAAGACACAGCTTTTCCATCTGCTCTGCAGAAGACAAAAGAATACTTTCATACTATTGGATATAGTCTTCCCTTTACTCCCGATACAGATAGCCTTCCTCTTTTCAAAGAAATAGGCAACTATATCTGTAATCATGGGTTTTCATCCATTTATTCTTCTATAGTCAACCCATTCGCTATTTATCCATCAACAGATCAATCTATTCCTTTAGATATCCAGTTTTCTCTGTCTTATGATGTAATTCGTCATGTGCAAAAGATTCATAATTCACCTACTCTTTCTTTCCCCAAACATTTTCAGGCTATTAAAAGCGAACTGTTTCCCGGATTAACCCAGCACGATATTTTAGCCTTCGCACATTCCATCGAAATCATTTGCATGGATTCAAATGTTCCTGTTCTGGAAACCGGATACATTCAGGATCTTTTGACATTTCGAAAACAAAACATAGGTGTATCCAACGACATGATCTTTTACATGTATATGTTGATTTATGCTCACGGAGTAAATAGTTGGAACAAAGCAAGTGAAGATAAAACTATAAAAACATATGACCCGTTAGTCGCTAAGCCATTATTTGAAATAGTGCTCCGTGTTTGTCACAATACCGATCCTATCACTGTAATTAAAGCAATTCTTTATCCCCCCTCACGCAATCTCTCTGGTCTTGAAACATCATATTTGTACCAACTAATAAAGAAGCAATCCGTATCCGGATCATGTCTTGTTATTGATCCCTCACCGGACCTTATCCATAAAATAGTTTCATATCAATTTGATTGCTCGTTTATGTTTTCTAATACCAGTCTTATGGAAATATACAAAAAAGCATTCCCATATTACGAAAAACGCATATATAAACTCATGGTCGCTTGGGCATATATGCCTAGATATGATTTGGTTGTTTGGTGTTCTACAGGTAAAGAGTGGGAATATGCTAAAAAAGCCAAAAGAGCACAGAATCATATTTCAACCTCAATAATCAATACCGATTCCCCAATGAAAACCAAAGCAGAAATAACAAAAACAATTGATAAAAAGCTTGAAGAAAATGAATCCTATTCAAAGAGCAAACTGCAGCCTATCTTTTATTGCAGAAAATCCTCATTTTTAATGGTTATGACTGACATGCAGTTTAACTTGAACAAAAATATACTGGCTGAAGAATTCAAGAAGGATGGAATATCGCTTAACAGTATTCTTTTGATGCCTACAAGACGACTGTCTTCTGTTCCTAACAATTATCTCATTCTTCAGTTAACACCCGGCAGTGAACCTGAAACAGTAGAAATACTCACCATGTTACCTACAGAGTATAAGGATATTTCACCCACAATGACTAAAGCTCGGATCCTTCATAAACATCTTTTTATTAATTACCACACTTTGATTTCAAGTAAAGAAAATATCCGTTCTCTTTTTACTCAATTTCTTCGTTCCAACACTCGTACTCGTTCT
Proteins encoded in this region:
- a CDS encoding FHA domain-containing protein, with product MEKFKICPLCGKRNAPIALECEVCETDISTIRPMDEETIKTSIDAAEQPSTIPLTMARICEECGFRNPPNSRKCQQCGEDISDVIPTKVESVKRIHFILSSLDGEFAFPIPEGKTIIGREAAMSEYLTNKCFVSRNHAKIILENGKITVENISKTNYTYINNEKITGDTVELHDGDIMGLGGNEKDGKRQDQAAYFMVRIGSCI
- a CDS encoding serine/threonine-protein kinase, encoding MDNRTVINQQLEMPIATTINPDVQQMTMPIVTTINPDTVEESRNTESNKDSWLQSGSKLQGSETYTVRQKMKTTSGEADLYLCKTESNRIVVAKVYKRENPLKTGVVEALKSIRSPYVARVYDVFLWNNHTVVILQFYKNGSLNGKTYSLEQLKAMIIPNINEGLKAIHSVNLLHKDLKPANIMLCDDGLSVAIIDFGISSLLEEGATVLLTQTGMTPVYSAPELFKGLALAEADYYSFGITLYELFCGKTPYSDLSDAEIAMFSSIQRIPLPKEMPGELQKLIAALTYPDITNRHDKSNPNRRWMYDEVRKWLTGESIISPGGFDTTEINPLAFEGKTYHTVRDLIEAMGLNWNAGKRLLFHGSLANHIRATNAAAYESCCDAVRKASETNAKDDLVFFEFLYDMVPEMEAIYWKGRRFASPSALGREMLEALWKENESQYKLYDTILSERVLSTYVLSKDSNNNDLLQVIKRIENLWKISKDEKRDLRYVYYLSAYLLSNQKILKIDNEEIRTVDELSDYLNRKLQVSIKTFIEATHQFVDYDGNLDVQLEAWLTAIGKKDAINQWKEVLRSGAE
- a CDS encoding PP2C family protein-serine/threonine phosphatase translates to MTFRVSFCIESGKNKKLCDDSALVGTSIINDETGVLEVNVPTWICLCDGVGGNAGGQEASLFVTQKLSTAAIPTSIEDVKRIAVDINTNLLEQAVNTIDHKTMATTATAICFTYDSVFMFHVGNTRLYSKRGPYIQQITVDQTTYQWLLDRGNIEAAEACNKSEITGAMGGGRADLLNPIVVEQIFERKIPTTIILTTDGVHEFLCQDEIEEVLANDKTMLEKAQMLCKQALEQGSDDDRSVIIIESINRN
- a CDS encoding AAA family ATPase, producing the protein MSEVILSKWHQEMDIFRKIKPCLIMEGNILDSYMYPLEGSLPQGSIVRLTDYLHYYFKDIGYENIVMYDGIRGFYNKCEDGYIQKFADLVNVSIAGNRSIIAEFRGKGTGSAALMVETALIQNESPTVVIMDFASRYICDPSHLTQPEIDGFTILMQASLDAQEVKTENGILKNLVILLVNKLNDVPAWYYLDNPNVKAILLKTPSKEERIQMVKGVNFKAFFTNKIYQEDYPYYENHPDELEKIQDRFIGLTEGFTFTELNGLRRLCKNQGIRINDLCSIIDLYKFGIKENPWNKLNPDDFKDAYADFEKRVKGQPNALTQTLDVIKRAMTGMADISASTHGKPKGVLFFAGPTGTGKTETAKTIAEKLFGDESACIRFDMSEFGQSHSDQRLLGAPPGYVGYEAGGQLTNAVKNNPFSILLFDEIEKAHPSILDKFLQILEDGRMTDGKGETVYFSETVIIFTSNLGIYERGQNGERIQMVSSDMSYDEVKKTVRQGIDNYFKLQLGRPEILNRIGENIVVFDFIRPEIAEKILKAQLDKIVVNLHTNKKVELTITNRAFNVLKNKALNNLENGGRGIGNIVESCFVNPLSRYMFDNKLLNNCQITIEDIQAESMPYSIIAT
- a CDS encoding 4Fe-4S single cluster domain-containing protein produces the protein MYIARILYPVKVLGPGDRIVIWFAGCEHQCPGCSNPELWDQNERYHTDLNSVMNLINLIVDQHKVDGFTITGGDPFYQPNALKELLYELAKISSDILVYTGYSYNKIKDIYSDILGDIAVLIDGKYIEAENHGSLLRGSDNQDILILNENVRPIYENYLSTHTSSIQNFSTTDGIISVGIHHPRYEEQLLEISKRKGLEVKS